A genomic segment from Neisseria perflava encodes:
- a CDS encoding ArsR/SmtB family transcription factor, with amino-acid sequence MEIKRLATILKLIANPERMAILFLLLNGDRSITELAQALDSSPTGIANHLARLRTEGIIDFTRYHRIIEYRLISEEATTILNTLRTLKDQAE; translated from the coding sequence ATGGAAATCAAGCGTCTCGCTACCATTCTCAAACTGATTGCCAACCCCGAACGCATGGCCATCCTTTTTCTGCTGCTTAACGGCGACCGCAGCATTACCGAACTGGCACAGGCGCTCGACTCCTCCCCGACCGGCATCGCCAACCACCTCGCACGCCTGCGCACCGAAGGCATCATCGATTTCACGCGCTACCACCGCATCATCGAATACCGCCTCATCTCCGAAGAAGCCACCACCATCCTCAATACCCTGCGCACGCTCAAAGACCAGGCTGAATAA
- a CDS encoding YihY family inner membrane protein: MPFSQWWQGFLKSKGVAFAWFVVRRFDEERVPQVAASMTFTTLLALVPVLTVMVVIASAFPVFDQWSGEFISFINRTIVPQGADMVFDYINAFRDKATNLTAIGSVMLVVTSLMLIRTIDNAFNRIWRVNSQRPWMMQFLVYWALLTFGPLSLGVGLSVVIGQVQVVGGSEWLRGITTVSFITLLLWGLYRFVPNRFVPASHALVGAAVTAFCLETARFLFAWYMGNFDGYKSIYGAFAAVPFFLLWLNLLWTLVLGGAVLTSSLSYWRGEAFRRSLDARGRFDDVLKILLLLDSAQQNGKALPVQEFRRHINMGFDELGELLEKLAQHGYVYSGRQGWVLKMGAESIDLAELFKLFVYRPQTLNKDKVNQTVDHIMQPCLETLNMTLAEFSAHTKKQSS; encoded by the coding sequence ATGCCGTTTTCGCAATGGTGGCAAGGTTTTTTAAAGAGTAAAGGCGTGGCGTTCGCTTGGTTTGTCGTGCGCCGTTTTGATGAGGAGCGCGTGCCGCAGGTGGCGGCAAGCATGACATTTACGACGCTTTTGGCTTTGGTGCCCGTGTTGACGGTGATGGTCGTCATCGCTTCTGCCTTCCCTGTTTTCGACCAATGGTCGGGGGAATTTATCTCTTTTATCAACCGCACCATCGTTCCGCAGGGCGCGGACATGGTGTTTGACTACATCAATGCGTTCCGCGATAAGGCCACCAATCTGACGGCGATCGGCAGTGTGATGTTGGTCGTAACCTCGCTGATGTTGATTCGGACGATAGACAATGCGTTCAACCGGATTTGGCGTGTCAATTCGCAACGGCCTTGGATGATGCAGTTTTTGGTGTATTGGGCGTTACTGACGTTTGGGCCTTTGTCTTTGGGCGTGGGCTTGTCGGTCGTAATCGGTCAGGTGCAAGTGGTGGGCGGCTCGGAATGGCTGAGGGGCATAACCACGGTTTCATTTATTACGCTACTGCTGTGGGGTTTATACCGCTTTGTGCCCAACCGTTTCGTGCCTGCCAGCCATGCTTTGGTCGGCGCGGCCGTAACGGCGTTTTGCTTGGAAACGGCACGCTTTTTGTTCGCGTGGTACATGGGCAACTTTGACGGCTACAAATCGATTTACGGCGCATTTGCCGCTGTACCGTTTTTCCTGTTGTGGCTCAACCTGTTGTGGACGCTGGTATTGGGCGGCGCGGTTTTGACCTCGTCCCTGTCCTACTGGCGCGGCGAAGCGTTCCGCCGCAGTTTGGATGCGCGCGGCCGCTTTGACGATGTATTGAAAATCCTGCTGCTGCTCGATTCTGCCCAACAAAACGGCAAGGCATTGCCGGTGCAGGAGTTCAGACGGCATATCAATATGGGCTTTGACGAATTGGGCGAGCTTTTAGAAAAGCTGGCACAACACGGTTATGTCTATTCCGGCCGTCAGGGCTGGGTCTTGAAAATGGGAGCGGAGTCCATCGACTTGGCTGAGCTGTTCAAACTCTTTGTCTACCGTCCGCAAACGCTTAATAAAGACAAGGTTAATCAAACGGTTGACCACATCATGCAGCCCTGCTTGGAAACCTTGAACATGACGCTGGCCGAGTTCAGTGCCCATACGAAAAAACAATCCTCTTAA
- the xth gene encoding exodeoxyribonuclease III: MKIATWNVNSLNVRLPQVQNWLADHQADILALQELKLDQDKFPAAALQMMGWHCVWSGQKTYNGVAIISRHAPQDVHCGLPTLPDDPQRRVIAATINGVRVINVYCVNGEALDSPKFQYKEQWFAALTEFVRAEMAAHPKLVLLGDFNIAPADADCYDPEKWHEKIHCSSIERQWFKNLLDLGLTDSLRKIHPEGAFYTWFDYRGAMFQRKLGLRIDHILSSPELAATLTDVTVDLETRAQERPSDHTPVIAEFDC; the protein is encoded by the coding sequence ATGAAAATCGCCACTTGGAACGTCAATTCCCTCAACGTCCGCCTGCCCCAAGTACAAAACTGGCTGGCCGACCACCAAGCCGACATACTCGCCTTACAAGAACTCAAGCTCGACCAAGACAAATTCCCAGCCGCCGCCCTGCAAATGATGGGCTGGCATTGCGTCTGGAGCGGCCAAAAAACCTACAACGGCGTCGCCATCATCAGCCGCCACGCACCGCAAGACGTACATTGCGGCCTCCCCACCCTACCCGACGACCCGCAACGCCGCGTCATCGCCGCCACCATCAACGGCGTACGCGTCATCAACGTCTATTGCGTCAACGGCGAAGCCCTGGACAGCCCAAAATTCCAATACAAAGAACAATGGTTTGCCGCATTGACCGAGTTCGTCCGCGCAGAAATGGCCGCACACCCCAAACTCGTCCTGCTCGGCGACTTCAACATCGCCCCGGCCGATGCCGACTGCTACGACCCCGAAAAATGGCACGAAAAAATCCATTGCTCCTCCATCGAAAGACAATGGTTTAAAAACCTACTCGACCTCGGCCTGACCGACAGCCTGCGCAAAATCCACCCCGAAGGCGCGTTCTACACATGGTTCGACTACCGCGGCGCCATGTTCCAACGCAAACTCGGCCTGCGCATCGACCACATTCTCAGCAGCCCCGAACTCGCCGCCACCCTTACCGACGTCACTGTCGACCTAGAAACCCGTGCCCAAGAACGCCCCAGCGACCACACACCGGTAATTGCAGAGTTTGACTGCTAA
- a CDS encoding extracellular solute-binding protein encodes MKTPALLSLLGLIPSAAFAAHGVSLGQPPKYPANFTAFEYVNPNAPKGGSFTTPFLGAFDTLNPFTLKGNHEYGISMLTLDTLTEQSMDEPYAVYGLIAEDIALAPDGLSVTFKINPKAKFHNGDPVLAKDVAASFNILTKDKAAAPMYHFYWSDVAKVETPSDRTVVFRFKQRNSELHMILGSLPVFSHKSYPKGLAAAPNSLPIGSGPYRFAKAENGRISEFVRDKNYWAQNLPVRKGRYNYDHIRIKYVKDEVVRIEGLKGGQYDFVQENVARNWARAYSDEVLKKRNLSKHEWIQNSTAGMQGFVINMRHKPLDNIYVRRALIESFDYESVNRRIFYGAYRRTDSFFTNSTMAATGKPDSAETALLKSLGTKLPDGVLDQDVPMPPVTDPKLGVRPNLLKARALLEKGGYQYKNGKAVDKQGKPLTFEFLAPSKNYERITSKWQSDLAKIGITMNVRTADSAVYQKRMNDFDFDVTTGYYGNSESPGNEQYDYFSCAAAKTEGSRNLSGVCHPAVEKLLTHFNSFTNRQELQTTSRALDRLIRHQYTIVPNWFADRYRVVYRNDVGIPSKLPKYYDPITFAMTAGWKKK; translated from the coding sequence ATGAAAACACCAGCCCTACTCTCGCTGCTCGGTCTGATTCCATCTGCCGCTTTTGCCGCCCACGGCGTAAGCCTTGGCCAACCACCGAAATATCCGGCCAACTTCACCGCCTTCGAATACGTCAATCCCAACGCTCCCAAAGGCGGCTCGTTTACCACGCCTTTCCTCGGTGCTTTTGACACGCTCAATCCCTTTACCCTCAAAGGCAACCACGAATACGGCATCAGCATGCTGACGCTCGACACCCTGACCGAGCAAAGCATGGACGAACCTTACGCCGTTTACGGCCTGATTGCCGAAGACATCGCCCTGGCGCCGGACGGCCTTTCCGTTACCTTCAAAATCAACCCTAAAGCCAAATTCCACAACGGCGACCCCGTTTTGGCCAAAGACGTTGCCGCTTCATTTAACATCCTGACCAAAGACAAAGCTGCCGCCCCCATGTACCACTTCTACTGGAGCGACGTGGCCAAAGTGGAAACGCCCAGCGATCGCACCGTCGTGTTCCGCTTCAAACAGCGCAACTCAGAATTGCACATGATTCTCGGCAGCCTGCCCGTCTTCTCGCATAAAAGCTATCCCAAAGGCCTGGCCGCCGCACCCAACAGCCTGCCGATCGGCTCCGGCCCCTACCGTTTTGCCAAAGCCGAAAACGGCCGCATCAGCGAGTTTGTCCGCGACAAAAACTACTGGGCGCAAAATCTGCCCGTACGCAAAGGCCGCTACAACTACGACCACATCCGCATCAAATACGTCAAAGACGAAGTTGTCCGCATCGAAGGACTGAAAGGCGGCCAATATGACTTCGTACAAGAAAACGTCGCCCGCAACTGGGCACGCGCCTACTCCGACGAAGTCCTCAAAAAACGCAATCTGTCCAAACACGAATGGATACAAAACAGCACGGCCGGCATGCAAGGCTTCGTCATCAATATGCGCCACAAGCCCTTGGACAATATTTACGTCCGCCGCGCCTTGATTGAAAGCTTCGACTACGAAAGCGTCAACCGCCGCATCTTCTACGGCGCATACCGCCGCACCGACAGCTTCTTCACCAACAGCACCATGGCCGCAACCGGCAAGCCGGACAGCGCGGAAACCGCATTGCTCAAATCATTGGGTACCAAGCTGCCCGACGGCGTATTGGATCAAGACGTCCCTATGCCGCCGGTTACCGACCCCAAACTGGGCGTACGTCCGAACCTGCTCAAAGCACGTGCCCTGCTTGAAAAAGGCGGCTATCAATACAAAAACGGCAAAGCAGTCGACAAACAAGGCAAACCGCTGACTTTTGAATTCCTCGCCCCAAGCAAAAACTACGAACGCATTACCTCCAAATGGCAGAGCGACCTCGCCAAAATCGGCATTACCATGAACGTGCGCACCGCCGATTCCGCCGTGTACCAAAAACGCATGAACGACTTCGATTTTGACGTGACCACAGGCTACTACGGCAACAGCGAAAGCCCTGGCAACGAGCAATACGACTACTTCAGCTGCGCCGCCGCCAAAACCGAAGGCAGCCGCAACCTATCCGGCGTCTGTCATCCTGCGGTTGAAAAACTGCTGACCCATTTCAACAGCTTTACCAACCGCCAAGAGCTGCAAACCACCTCGCGCGCGCTCGACCGACTGATTCGCCACCAATACACCATCGTTCCAAACTGGTTCGCCGACCGCTACCGCGTCGTGTACCGTAACGATGTAGGCATTCCGTCCAAGCTGCCGAAATACTACGACCCCATCACCTTCGCCATGACCGCAGGCTGGAAGAAAAAGTAG
- the wrbA gene encoding NAD(P)H:quinone oxidoreductase, with product MNPNPLKILVLFYSQNGSTRNLARQIARGIESVDGCEAVLRTVPKVSTVCEAVEKAIPDEGAPYATADDLKNCAGLALGSPTRFGNMAAAMKYFIDGTIPLWLGAELVGKPATVFTSTSSLHGGQESTLLTMMLPLLHHGMVISGIPYTESALSNTQSGGTPYGASHVSGYDSKPALTSEENDIAFAQGKRLAELARKLAD from the coding sequence ATGAACCCAAATCCTCTGAAAATCCTCGTTCTCTTTTATTCCCAAAATGGCAGCACGCGCAACCTTGCCCGCCAAATCGCACGCGGTATCGAAAGCGTGGACGGTTGCGAAGCCGTATTGCGTACCGTTCCCAAAGTTTCCACCGTTTGCGAAGCCGTTGAAAAAGCCATTCCCGACGAAGGTGCGCCATACGCGACTGCCGACGACCTCAAAAATTGCGCCGGCCTTGCGCTCGGCAGCCCGACGCGTTTCGGCAATATGGCCGCCGCGATGAAATACTTTATCGACGGCACCATTCCCCTTTGGCTCGGTGCAGAACTCGTCGGCAAACCCGCCACCGTTTTCACCAGCACATCTTCACTGCACGGCGGCCAAGAAAGCACCCTGCTGACCATGATGCTGCCCCTGTTGCATCACGGCATGGTCATCAGCGGCATTCCATATACCGAGTCCGCGCTCAGCAATACCCAAAGCGGCGGCACGCCTTACGGCGCAAGCCATGTTTCCGGCTACGACAGCAAGCCGGCATTGACCTCCGAAGAAAACGATATTGCCTTTGCACAAGGTAAACGTTTGGCAGAATTGGCAAGAAAATTGGCAGACTGA